A part of Nitrososphaerota archaeon genomic DNA contains:
- a CDS encoding RidA family protein, with the protein MEDIVKYYPEYWAGKKLAYPHVPPEHPKFSRSVVVGNLVFISGCQGQNDETLEIPTTFKEQMINALDKIRKAMEEVGSSMNNLIKTIILLKNLEDYPLMRRTELEYYQRYAPFLVENPPASTVAVVVSLARPEFLVEIDAVGYIP; encoded by the coding sequence ATGGAAGATATCGTAAAGTATTATCCAGAGTATTGGGCTGGTAAGAAATTAGCTTACCCCCACGTACCACCTGAACACCCTAAATTCTCTAGATCCGTCGTTGTAGGGAATCTGGTTTTTATATCTGGCTGCCAAGGTCAGAACGATGAAACTTTGGAAATCCCTACCACTTTCAAGGAGCAGATGATTAACGCATTAGACAAGATAAGAAAAGCTATGGAAGAAGTAGGCAGTTCTATGAACAACCTTATCAAAACAATCATACTACTTAAGAATCTTGAGGACTATCCGCTGATGAGAAGAACCGAGCTAGAGTATTATCAAAGATACGCCCCTTTCCTTGTAGAAAATCCGCCTGCAAGTACGGTTGCGGTTGTCGTGAGCTTAGCGAGACCCGAATTTTTAGTTGAGATAGATGCAGTAGGCTACATACCATAA
- a CDS encoding 3-keto-5-aminohexanoate cleavage protein: MPPLIITVALTGGVQGKEVNPNLPETPEEQAQQAYEAYKAGASIVHIHARDPEKGYASPSINPAHYREINRRIRELCPDIIINNTTGGGLGTLTTEERMRSLEADPEIASLNLGPLAWRALLKKREPPLSGRPTDVLMDSIWPPTFSWAETELFAQRMREKNIKPELEVYHQGQFQLVYNLIRKGLIEKPYLIQFVMGAPSGVLPTPSNLLSMLGHAPVGSIISVIGIGPYQLPLTTMAIAMGLNIRVGLEDNIYYKKGELCKSNAQLVERAVRIAKELNRDVATPMQAREILGLPKEPKKY, from the coding sequence ATGCCTCCATTAATCATCACAGTCGCATTGACTGGTGGGGTTCAAGGTAAAGAAGTGAATCCGAATCTCCCGGAAACGCCTGAGGAACAGGCTCAGCAAGCATATGAAGCATATAAGGCCGGAGCGTCAATAGTTCATATACATGCAAGGGATCCAGAGAAAGGTTATGCAAGCCCATCGATCAACCCGGCTCATTACCGTGAGATAAATAGAAGGATACGTGAACTATGTCCGGACATCATTATTAATAATACGACTGGCGGTGGGCTTGGAACCTTAACTACTGAAGAAAGAATGAGATCGTTAGAAGCTGATCCTGAGATAGCGAGTCTTAACCTAGGTCCATTAGCGTGGAGAGCTCTGTTAAAGAAGAGAGAGCCTCCCTTATCAGGTAGACCCACTGATGTCCTTATGGATAGTATATGGCCGCCAACATTCTCTTGGGCTGAAACCGAGCTCTTTGCACAGCGGATGCGTGAAAAGAATATAAAACCTGAGCTTGAAGTCTACCACCAAGGTCAGTTCCAACTCGTTTATAACCTTATAAGGAAGGGTCTGATTGAAAAACCGTATCTCATACAATTCGTCATGGGAGCGCCTAGTGGCGTGTTACCAACGCCTAGCAACTTACTCTCGATGCTAGGACACGCTCCAGTAGGCTCTATCATAAGCGTAATAGGGATAGGCCCTTATCAACTACCTCTAACTACTATGGCAATAGCGATGGGATTGAATATTAGGGTTGGGCTTGAAGACAACATATACTATAAGAAAGGTGAGTTATGTAAAAGCAACGCTCAGCTTGTTGAGAGGGCTGTCCGAATAGCAAAAGAACTTAACCGCGATGTAGCAACTCCCATGCAAGCTAGGGAAATACTCGGTCTACCTAAAGAGCCAAAAAAGTATTAG